The nucleotide window TGAGTTTGGAGAATGGGTATATCCATCAAACAAAGAGTATATATTTGAAAAGATGGATTATGTGGCTCTTGGTCATTGGCATGGTTTTGGAAAAGTTGGAAAGTACGAAAATGTTTATTATAGTGGAAGCGTTGAGCGAACAAGTCTAAATGATAAACGAAACTCAAAAGGTTTTATAATTGCAAATATTGAAGATACACTTACTATAGACTATAAAGAGATAAACATAAGAGCTATTAGACAAAAAGAGATAGATTGTGAAGATTATGAAGTTTCAATACAAGCTTTAGATACAAGTGATTGTCAAAATGCTATAGTAGAAGTAAAACTAACAAATCTTACACCACTTTCTTCAATAGATATTCAAAACAAACAAATCAAAGAGTTATTCCCAACTGCTTTAAGTGTTAGTATAAAAAGAGAGTTTAAAAAAGATACTACCTCATCAAATATTGATAATCTTGAAGCTATATCACTTGAAGAGTATTTTTTAGAGCATATAAAAGAGAGTTGTAATGATATAGAGTATGAAAGACTAAAACAAAAGACACAAGAATTATTTTCTAAGTATGAAGAGGTAAGTTATGATACTAACTAAACTAAAACTAGAAAACTTTAAAAAGTATAACTCTTTTGAAATCTCTTTTGATTTAGGACTTATAGGAATCATAGGGAAAAATGGTAGTGGAAAATCTACTATTTTTGAAGCTATCTTATTTGCCTTATATGGAGAACTAAGAAACAAAGGTGATAAAGAAGTGGTAAGAAATGCAAATGCAACTTCAAAAGATATTGTAAGTGTTGAACTTGATTTTGAAATAGGTGAGAGTATATATAAAATCATCAGAGAGTTTAGAGGAAAGACATTAAGTGCAAATGCAAAACTATATAAAAACGAAGAACTTATAACAACAGGTGCAAAAGAAGTAACTACAACTATCTCAAATCTAACAAAGATGAGTAAAGATGCTTTTATGCATACACTATTTGCTAGTCAAAAAGAACT belongs to Arcobacter defluvii and includes:
- a CDS encoding metallophosphoesterase family protein, which encodes MKILHFSDTHLGFNDLDIINENNINQREADFYDAFSQVVEQIKLIKPDYIIHTGDLFHRASPSNRAITFALEKFNEINDLNIPFILIAGNHSTPRTNLSSPILKIFENFKNIYVSYNQEYKKIEFEDVVFHTLPHMNDENIAIEQINFCEANIDENKKNVMMMHCSVGAWYLMSEFGEWVYPSNKEYIFEKMDYVALGHWHGFGKVGKYENVYYSGSVERTSLNDKRNSKGFIIANIEDTLTIDYKEINIRAIRQKEIDCEDYEVSIQALDTSDCQNAIVEVKLTNLTPLSSIDIQNKQIKELFPTALSVSIKREFKKDTTSSNIDNLEAISLEEYFLEHIKESCNDIEYERLKQKTQELFSKYEEVSYDTN